One Deinococcus multiflagellatus DNA window includes the following coding sequences:
- a CDS encoding M3 family oligoendopeptidase, whose product MSPVPSQSTADQTLTVPAPAAEWAHYAPRFQALQAQALQAGEVPAWLAAWSTLSSEVQAVGAKLSTFADLHTDQPDAQARYQTFVAEALPQWARAEQALKEKLLAVPDYEPAPNFALALRRMRDAAALFREANVDLEVTHEAQKQEYAVITGNQTVQLGGETLTIPQIKQRLDDPSRPAREAAWHALTASNAEVAPQLDDVMARLIATRWQLARNADEANYRDLRWKELDRVDYTPADCRAFHEAVQTEVVPLLSRMTAEIAAQLGLGALRPWDYNRNNLLDPQARAPLTPFQGGAELETLAQTAFGGLDSGLAARFAQMRAGGLLDLESRPGKMSHAYCSYFPTTNEPFVLMNVVGTAEDVRVLFHEVGHAFHGFYSGEAQPLVWNRWSPIEFVEIPSMAMEFLTLDHLGHVFSPDELARYREKQLQGVVAFLPWAAQMDAFQHWLYAEAPDTVTVADLDAKWLELDRTFHPFVNWDGLDERLRAKGWQYYHIFQVPFYYIEYAMCYLAAVGVWRGAQQDPTGALERYKASLRLGNTVPVPELYRAAGTEFRFDRDHIRSLMTFLTEQLQA is encoded by the coding sequence ATGAGCCCTGTGCCTTCCCAGTCCACCGCCGACCAGACGCTGACGGTGCCCGCACCTGCGGCCGAGTGGGCCCACTACGCGCCCCGCTTTCAGGCGCTGCAGGCCCAAGCCCTGCAGGCTGGGGAGGTGCCCGCCTGGCTGGCGGCCTGGAGCACCCTCAGCAGCGAAGTGCAGGCCGTGGGCGCCAAGCTCTCGACGTTTGCCGACCTGCACACCGATCAGCCGGACGCCCAGGCCCGCTACCAGACCTTTGTGGCCGAGGCTCTGCCGCAGTGGGCGCGCGCCGAGCAGGCCCTCAAAGAAAAGCTGCTGGCGGTGCCGGACTACGAGCCCGCCCCCAATTTCGCCTTGGCCCTGCGCCGCATGCGGGACGCCGCCGCCCTGTTCCGCGAGGCCAACGTGGACCTGGAGGTCACCCACGAAGCCCAGAAGCAGGAATACGCGGTGATCACCGGCAATCAGACGGTGCAACTGGGCGGCGAGACACTGACCATTCCCCAGATCAAGCAGCGCCTGGACGACCCCAGTCGCCCCGCGCGCGAGGCCGCGTGGCACGCCCTGACCGCCAGCAACGCCGAGGTGGCCCCGCAACTGGACGACGTGATGGCGCGCCTGATCGCCACCCGCTGGCAGCTGGCGCGCAACGCCGACGAGGCGAACTACCGCGACCTGCGCTGGAAGGAACTGGACCGGGTGGACTACACCCCCGCCGACTGCCGCGCCTTCCACGAGGCGGTGCAGACTGAGGTGGTGCCGCTGCTCTCGCGCATGACGGCCGAGATCGCCGCGCAACTGGGCCTGGGCGCCCTGCGCCCCTGGGACTACAACCGCAACAACCTGCTGGACCCCCAGGCCCGCGCGCCGCTGACCCCGTTCCAGGGGGGCGCCGAACTGGAAACTCTGGCCCAGACGGCCTTTGGCGGCCTGGATTCCGGGCTGGCGGCCCGCTTTGCCCAGATGCGCGCCGGGGGCCTGCTGGACCTGGAATCGCGCCCAGGCAAGATGAGCCACGCCTACTGCTCGTACTTTCCGACCACCAACGAACCCTTTGTGCTGATGAATGTGGTGGGCACTGCCGAGGACGTGCGGGTGCTGTTCCATGAGGTGGGGCACGCTTTCCACGGCTTTTACAGCGGCGAGGCCCAGCCGCTGGTGTGGAACCGCTGGAGCCCCATTGAGTTCGTGGAGATTCCCAGTATGGCGATGGAATTCCTGACCCTGGACCACCTGGGGCATGTGTTCTCGCCGGACGAATTGGCGCGCTACCGCGAAAAGCAGCTGCAGGGCGTGGTGGCCTTCCTGCCCTGGGCCGCGCAGATGGACGCTTTCCAGCACTGGCTGTACGCCGAGGCCCCCGACACCGTGACGGTTGCCGACCTGGACGCCAAATGGCTGGAACTGGACCGCACCTTCCACCCCTTCGTGAACTGGGACGGCCTGGACGAGCGCCTGCGCGCCAAGGGCTGGCAGTACTACCACATCTTCCAGGTGCCCTTTTATTACATCGAATACGCCATGTGCTATCTGGCGGCCGTGGGGGTCTGGCGCGGCGCTCAGCAGGACCCCACCGGCGCCCTGGAGCGTTACAAGGCCAGCCTGCGCCTGGGCAACACCGTGCCCGTCCCGGAGCTCTACCGCGCCGCCGGCACCGAATTCCGCTTTGACCGCGACCACATCCGCAGCCTGATGACCTTCCTCACCGAACAGCTCCAGGCCTAA
- a CDS encoding DUF4384 domain-containing protein — MKKPALLIAFTASLLGAFSAPASAAPQLSAQSIIVNPVPTTLQARVWVDRDRSGNAVPNYRVGDRITLYATVNENAYVYLFNINPDGTVDQILPNRFSGNTYLRAGQTRAFPSSRDRFTFDVAGPEGLNRVLVVASRRPLNLNELSSYAAGQDFATVKPTTTPGFAQALSIVVNPVERPIPQQDWTSDTAAYNVDY, encoded by the coding sequence ATGAAAAAGCCTGCCCTGCTGATCGCCTTCACTGCCTCCCTGCTTGGTGCCTTCAGTGCCCCCGCCAGCGCCGCCCCACAACTCAGCGCCCAGAGCATCATCGTCAACCCGGTGCCCACCACCCTGCAGGCCCGGGTGTGGGTGGACCGCGACCGCAGCGGCAACGCGGTGCCGAACTACCGCGTGGGCGACCGCATCACGCTATACGCCACGGTGAACGAGAACGCCTACGTGTACCTGTTCAACATCAACCCCGACGGCACCGTGGATCAGATTCTGCCCAACCGCTTCTCGGGCAACACCTACCTGCGCGCCGGGCAGACCCGCGCGTTCCCCAGCAGCCGCGACCGTTTTACCTTTGACGTGGCGGGCCCCGAGGGCCTGAACCGCGTGCTGGTGGTCGCCAGCCGCCGGCCGCTGAACCTGAACGAACTCAGCTCGTACGCTGCGGGGCAGGACTTTGCCACCGTGAAGCCCACCACGACCCCCGGCTTTGCCCAGGCCCTGAGCATCGTGGTGAACCCCGTGGAGAGACCTATTCCCCAGCAGGACTGGACCAGCGACACCGCCGCCTACAACGTGGATTACTGA
- a CDS encoding YbjN domain-containing protein encodes MTKKLLSAAFLLSALSGAALAGGAGAPTASQVQPATPAAMAAALRDAGYKVTLKPADPDSDPSMTVMAGDYEVTVWLSGCKANTCSRATASLSWDYSDDEDSLDTELVNDWNSNYYTQAYIYEGAYYLDSTMPIAGGYTKAAVKAWMAEYLGDAADFEMELP; translated from the coding sequence ATGACGAAAAAACTTCTGTCGGCGGCCTTCCTGCTTTCTGCTCTGTCTGGCGCTGCCCTGGCCGGCGGCGCCGGGGCGCCCACGGCCTCGCAGGTGCAGCCCGCCACACCGGCCGCCATGGCCGCCGCCCTGCGCGACGCCGGCTATAAGGTGACCCTGAAGCCCGCCGACCCTGACAGCGACCCCAGCATGACGGTCATGGCCGGCGACTACGAGGTCACCGTGTGGCTCAGTGGCTGCAAGGCCAACACCTGCAGCCGCGCCACCGCCAGCCTGTCGTGGGACTACAGCGACGACGAGGACAGCCTGGACACCGAACTGGTGAACGACTGGAACAGCAACTACTACACCCAGGCGTACATCTACGAAGGCGCCTACTACCTGGACTCCACCATGCCCATCGCCGGGGGCTACACCAAGGCCGCCGTGAAGGCCTGGATGGCGGAATACCTGGGAGACGCCGCTGACTTCGAGATGGAACTGCCCTAA
- a CDS encoding PSP1 domain-containing protein, giving the protein MVVLPIRFERSPRLHAMLSEEAHPVGTRVVVQGKRGPEVATVRGEPREPLAQERYGAVLRAATPEDLSRWEDLHRAGEDLKWLLRARARQRSLPVKVVAAEFTLDESLVTVSYSADERIELSSLIGEVRAHTRARVNFAAVGPREQAQMIGTLGACGRENCSSTHLQDFAPVSIRMARDQQLPLNPEKLSGPCGRLLCCLQFEHTQYLELLKDLPRKNAKVCHEGSGACGKVTKLHPLSGTVDVATDQGLLQNVPAADLRRMTDAEVRALPEGGRPQGRPGKGPRPAPSE; this is encoded by the coding sequence ATGGTTGTCCTGCCCATCCGCTTTGAGCGCAGTCCCCGTCTCCACGCCATGCTGAGCGAGGAGGCGCACCCTGTGGGCACGCGCGTGGTGGTGCAGGGCAAGCGCGGCCCGGAGGTGGCCACCGTGCGCGGCGAACCCCGCGAGCCGCTCGCCCAGGAACGCTACGGCGCCGTGCTGCGCGCCGCCACCCCCGAGGACCTGAGCCGCTGGGAAGACCTGCACCGCGCGGGCGAGGACCTGAAATGGTTGCTGCGCGCCCGCGCCCGACAGCGCAGCCTGCCGGTGAAGGTGGTGGCCGCAGAATTCACGCTGGACGAGAGCCTCGTGACGGTCAGCTACAGCGCCGACGAGCGCATTGAACTGAGCAGCCTGATTGGCGAGGTACGCGCCCACACCCGCGCCCGCGTGAACTTTGCGGCGGTGGGCCCGCGCGAGCAGGCGCAGATGATCGGCACGCTGGGGGCCTGCGGGCGCGAGAACTGTTCGTCCACGCACCTGCAGGACTTCGCGCCGGTCAGCATTCGCATGGCGCGCGACCAGCAGTTGCCGCTGAACCCGGAAAAGCTCTCGGGGCCCTGCGGGCGCCTGCTGTGCTGCCTGCAGTTTGAGCACACCCAGTACCTTGAACTCCTCAAGGACCTGCCGCGCAAGAACGCCAAGGTCTGCCACGAGGGCTCGGGGGCCTGCGGCAAGGTGACCAAGCTGCATCCCCTCAGCGGCACGGTGGACGTGGCGACCGATCAGGGCCTGCTGCAGAACGTGCCCGCCGCCGACCTGCGCCGCATGACCGACGCCGAGGTGCGCGCGCTGCCTGAAGGCGGGCGGCCCCAGGGGCGGCCCGGCAAGGGGCCCCGCCCAGCCCCCAGCGAGTAA
- a CDS encoding bifunctional nicotinamide-nucleotide adenylyltransferase/Nudix hydroxylase: MATPLPARRKRTFGVYIGRFEPPHQAHLLVMLEALESVQKLIVVIGSARAARNIKNPFTADERQELIAAMLQGAGIPRTRVLFVQVRDYFYNEALWLSEVQTGVHAHTRGSTDVALIGHIKDESSYYLRSFPAWEFIPTHVVSPLSATDVRKAYFEDRLADVQGMVPPTVHAFLDRFRAAPEFRELQAEYAYLKQYRAAWQDAPYPPIFVTTDAVIVKSGHVLLVRRGGLPGRGRLAMPGGFLEQDETLLACCVREVHEETGLGPGIDLGAALRAQAVFDYPDRSLRGRTVTHAFHFDLGIGQLPRLSGGSDASEALWVPLSEALGQPEQFFEDHHAIIEHFVMRG, encoded by the coding sequence ATGGCGACCCCCCTGCCCGCGCGGCGCAAGCGCACCTTCGGCGTGTACATTGGCCGCTTTGAGCCGCCGCACCAGGCGCACCTGCTGGTGATGCTTGAAGCCCTGGAGAGCGTGCAGAAGCTGATTGTGGTGATTGGCAGCGCGCGGGCGGCCCGCAACATCAAAAACCCCTTCACCGCCGACGAGCGCCAAGAGCTGATTGCGGCGATGCTGCAGGGCGCCGGCATTCCCCGCACCCGGGTGCTGTTCGTGCAGGTGCGCGACTACTTTTACAACGAAGCCCTGTGGCTCTCCGAGGTGCAAACTGGCGTGCATGCCCACACCCGGGGCAGCACGGACGTGGCCCTGATTGGGCATATCAAGGACGAGAGCAGCTATTACCTGCGCTCCTTTCCGGCCTGGGAGTTCATTCCCACCCACGTGGTGAGCCCCCTGAGCGCCACCGACGTGCGCAAGGCCTACTTTGAAGATCGCCTGGCCGACGTGCAGGGCATGGTGCCGCCCACCGTGCACGCTTTTCTGGACCGCTTCCGCGCTGCGCCAGAGTTCCGCGAATTACAGGCTGAATACGCCTACCTGAAGCAGTACCGCGCCGCGTGGCAGGACGCGCCGTACCCGCCGATTTTTGTGACCACCGACGCCGTGATCGTGAAAAGCGGCCATGTGCTGCTCGTGCGCCGGGGCGGGCTGCCGGGAAGGGGACGGCTGGCGATGCCCGGGGGCTTTCTGGAACAGGATGAAACCCTGCTGGCCTGCTGCGTGCGCGAGGTGCACGAGGAAACCGGCCTGGGCCCCGGCATTGACCTGGGGGCGGCGCTGCGGGCGCAGGCGGTCTTTGACTACCCGGACCGCAGTCTGCGGGGGCGGACGGTGACGCATGCCTTCCACTTTGATCTGGGGATTGGGCAGTTGCCGCGCCTGTCGGGGGGGAGTGACGCGAGTGAGGCGCTCTGGGTGCCGCTGAGTGAGGCGCTGGGGCAGCCGGAGCAGTTTTTTGAGGACCATCACGCGATCATTGAGCATTTTGTGATGCGGGGGTAG
- a CDS encoding DUF1206 domain-containing protein, which translates to MADLKNMGQEVASEVKRGARRGAQAVTGHAAPGLDLLARVGYASKGVVYSAVGLLALGVALGQGGATTDMQGALLRLQDIPGGSLLLWVLAAGLLGYATWQLIRALLDPEHQGTGPKGLGKRAGYLLSGVANTGLALFSARLALLGTATRQQNSEDRAAAAVLNLPAGRLLLTAIGLFLLGVAAYQLYVAYGAKFMKRMAFHDISERLRGVLVKIGQMGITARGLLMLVIGSFALLAAWRGRAREAVGVSEALTWLRDQPAGNVLLGAVALGTLCYGLWCGVQALYRRIRVEDAA; encoded by the coding sequence ATGGCAGACCTGAAGAATATGGGCCAGGAGGTGGCCTCTGAAGTCAAACGTGGCGCGCGGCGGGGGGCGCAGGCCGTCACCGGGCACGCCGCGCCGGGCCTGGACCTCCTGGCCCGGGTGGGCTACGCCAGTAAGGGCGTGGTGTACAGCGCCGTTGGCCTGCTGGCCCTGGGCGTGGCGCTGGGCCAGGGCGGGGCCACCACCGACATGCAGGGCGCCCTGCTGCGGCTGCAGGACATTCCTGGCGGCAGCCTGCTGCTGTGGGTGCTGGCCGCCGGCCTGCTGGGCTACGCCACGTGGCAGCTGATCCGCGCGCTGCTGGACCCTGAACACCAGGGCACGGGCCCCAAGGGCCTGGGCAAACGCGCCGGCTACCTGCTCAGCGGCGTGGCGAACACCGGCCTGGCCCTCTTCTCGGCGCGGCTGGCGCTGCTGGGCACGGCCACCCGCCAGCAGAACAGCGAGGACCGCGCCGCCGCTGCCGTGCTGAACCTGCCCGCCGGCCGCCTGCTGCTGACCGCCATAGGGCTGTTCCTGCTGGGTGTGGCGGCCTACCAGCTGTACGTGGCCTACGGCGCCAAGTTCATGAAACGCATGGCCTTTCACGACATCAGCGAGCGCCTGCGCGGCGTGCTGGTCAAGATTGGGCAGATGGGCATTACGGCGCGCGGGCTGCTGATGCTGGTGATTGGCAGCTTTGCCCTGCTGGCCGCGTGGCGGGGCCGCGCCCGCGAGGCCGTGGGCGTGTCCGAGGCGCTGACGTGGCTGCGCGACCAGCCGGCTGGCAACGTGCTGCTGGGCGCCGTGGCCCTGGGCACACTGTGCTACGGCCTGTGGTGCGGGGTGCAGGCCCTGTACCGCCGCATCCGGGTGGAAGACGCCGCCTGA
- a CDS encoding PP2C family protein-serine/threonine phosphatase translates to MRASATPSLTSGLLTDVGRQRQGGVNQDAALALDLPHGGLYAVADGMGGHAAGELAANLALDALSQAYLDSRGTPPVRLANAVQAANMAVLRHAVGEYVGMGTTLLAALVDRGAALLAHVGDSRAYLLRGGELHRLTDDHSWVAEQVRQGLMTEDEARDHQWRSVVSNALGGEERVRLELFGLAVQAGDRLLLCTDGLSGVVTDQVLLGLLSRPLSPEATARLLVNAANDEGGPDNITALIVDIQRAGRLPGYTLPHRREDGPVYVDALLSAQRGNSLATYLLLMVAYFTLLGIMLAPESRVPIGLSGTVLLLAIMVGQRAVGRPPPTLGAPSAALPAQARVAELPVRESRP, encoded by the coding sequence ATGCGCGCTTCCGCGACGCCCTCGCTCACGTCGGGCCTGCTGACCGATGTGGGCCGTCAGCGGCAGGGCGGGGTCAATCAGGATGCCGCGCTGGCGCTGGACCTGCCGCACGGGGGCCTGTACGCGGTGGCCGACGGCATGGGCGGCCACGCGGCCGGAGAACTGGCGGCCAACCTCGCCCTGGACGCGCTGAGCCAGGCCTACCTGGACAGCCGGGGCACCCCGCCCGTGCGGCTGGCCAATGCGGTGCAGGCCGCGAATATGGCGGTGCTGCGCCACGCGGTCGGCGAGTACGTGGGCATGGGCACCACGCTGCTCGCCGCCCTGGTGGACCGGGGCGCGGCGCTGCTGGCCCATGTGGGCGACTCGCGCGCCTACCTGCTGCGCGGCGGCGAACTGCACCGCCTCACCGACGACCACTCCTGGGTGGCCGAGCAGGTGCGCCAGGGCCTCATGACCGAGGACGAGGCGCGTGACCACCAGTGGCGCAGCGTGGTCAGCAACGCGCTGGGCGGCGAGGAGCGGGTGCGGCTGGAACTCTTTGGCCTGGCGGTGCAGGCCGGCGACCGCCTGCTGCTGTGCACCGATGGCCTGAGCGGCGTGGTGACCGATCAGGTCCTGCTGGGCCTGCTCTCGCGGCCCCTGTCGCCGGAGGCCACGGCCCGGCTGCTGGTCAATGCCGCCAACGACGAGGGCGGGCCCGACAACATCACGGCCCTGATTGTGGATATCCAGCGCGCCGGACGCCTGCCCGGTTACACACTGCCCCACCGCCGCGAAGACGGGCCGGTTTACGTGGACGCCCTGCTCAGCGCCCAGCGCGGCAACAGCCTCGCCACGTACCTGCTGCTGATGGTGGCGTATTTCACGCTGCTGGGCATCATGCTGGCGCCCGAAAGCCGGGTGCCCATCGGGCTATCGGGCACCGTGCTGCTGCTGGCCATTATGGTGGGCCAGCGTGCGGTGGGGCGCCCCCCGCCGACCCTGGGCGCTCCCAGCGCCGCCCTGCCCGCCCAGGCGCGGGTGGCCGAACTGCCGGTGCGCGAGTCGCGGCCCTAG
- a CDS encoding methylglyoxal synthase, translating to MTAAPPPSSRRQVALIAHDKKKLELALFTLAHREVLGRFHLVATGTTGGLLEKQTGLTIERVLSGPLGGDQQIGARLAQDEVLAVFFFRDPLTAQPHEPDVTALVRLCDVHDVPLATNPASAEALLGWLRTQPAALGRDES from the coding sequence ATGACCGCTGCCCCGCCGCCCTCCAGCCGCCGTCAGGTCGCCCTGATCGCCCATGACAAGAAGAAACTGGAACTGGCCCTCTTTACCCTGGCCCACCGCGAAGTGCTGGGCCGCTTTCATCTGGTGGCCACCGGCACCACGGGCGGCCTGCTGGAAAAACAGACGGGCCTGACCATCGAGCGGGTGCTCTCTGGACCGCTGGGCGGCGACCAGCAGATCGGCGCACGGCTGGCCCAGGACGAGGTGCTGGCCGTGTTCTTCTTCCGTGATCCCCTGACCGCCCAGCCCCACGAACCCGATGTCACGGCCCTGGTACGCCTGTGCGATGTCCATGACGTGCCCCTGGCGACCAACCCCGCCAGTGCCGAGGCCCTGCTGGGCTGGCTGCGCACCCAGCCCGCCGCTTTGGGCCGCGACGAAAGCTAG
- a CDS encoding RidA family protein — MKEIVQTDSAPAAIGPYSQAVTFGNLVVTSGQIPLTPSGELVEGGITEQTEQVIANLRAVLTAAGTDLDRVVKTTVFLADMNEFAAMNAVYEAHFRAPYPARSTVQVARLPRDVRVEIEVLAERH, encoded by the coding sequence ATGAAAGAGATTGTGCAGACGGACAGTGCCCCCGCGGCCATCGGGCCCTACAGCCAGGCCGTGACCTTCGGCAACCTCGTGGTGACCAGCGGCCAGATTCCGCTGACCCCGAGTGGCGAACTGGTCGAGGGCGGCATCACCGAACAGACCGAACAGGTGATCGCCAACCTCAGGGCCGTGCTGACCGCTGCGGGCACCGATCTGGACCGGGTGGTGAAAACGACCGTGTTCCTGGCCGACATGAACGAGTTTGCCGCCATGAACGCGGTCTACGAGGCGCATTTCCGCGCGCCCTACCCCGCCCGCAGCACCGTGCAGGTGGCGAGGCTCCCGCGCGACGTGCGGGTGGAAATTGAGGTCCTGGCCGAGCGCCACTGA
- a CDS encoding DEAD/DEAH box helicase → MLPARSPFARLDGFLRDTLGSGATRLHEEEAQPARTVPVAELGWSDAVARGFGFPEVYAHQAQTYRLMRGGDHVIITTPTASGKTGAFFPGVFDRLERDPRSTALFVYPLVALGQDQRDKLLAFKERGGFLWEVAAFQGSAQSGEVFRPGVRMVTATPDKLHWSLTQPGMRAFLKGLSFLVLDEAHTYRGGFGSEVAGMLRRLLALARALGANPQVVLSTATIGNPAEFARELTGVDATEVSESGAARHGKRYVLADHRGQPRRFWNAVMDASERHDLKVLAFFRGRSRAARLYSTYRAQPGYARRAHLYMAGTSDREGRLSEFRRARSGVMFATNALEAGVDIGDLEVVIIDGYPGSRMAFRQMAGRAGRIAPGLVLYLPALNEQGVPLPADAFYSNAGNFLELLTGPIEKAVVEAQNPYLSPRHQARANEEFRLAGLDLPHEVRAAPRYWNLRGEGSLKYAVVEAADWDRLGPKALDAPLESPSQHYALTEKHEGAVFTLDGQGYKVLRWDEHPAGTAIVVEKYDAANLFTRGLHATLVTPVGMGEWVRKGPLAYRCGEVSIRRRYAGYQMLRQVFERVCVGCDREPGPTERSCARCGGRIQDRMQDHKLSEHLYEQPTELPPFRTSALEIGVDPRATERPTAVAHTLKHLLHKVTPERIACDENDLASAFREGRDTYFFLYDDWLGGLGVARRAFEQMDDLLDRALSLVAKGCCQNAHGCYECIAVGRCFAPTLPSGERRPTDKHATRLFLESLPGIRVPEAVPAPAALPDAAPLPDEIALPPSWPLQARELLDLHGLSLPEVSARLGIPSRELQRAVSTTEPLRLQHAKFGTGVFMQGFHQGERREVLVYFPGVGQKRLLLKFAGLTVVEGAAAPLA, encoded by the coding sequence GTGCTCCCCGCCCGCTCCCCCTTCGCCCGCCTGGACGGCTTTCTGCGCGACACCCTGGGCAGCGGCGCCACCCGGCTGCACGAGGAAGAGGCGCAACCCGCCCGCACCGTGCCGGTGGCCGAGCTGGGCTGGAGTGACGCGGTGGCGCGCGGCTTTGGGTTCCCGGAGGTCTACGCCCACCAGGCCCAGACCTACCGCCTGATGCGGGGCGGCGACCATGTGATCATCACCACGCCCACCGCCAGCGGCAAGACTGGCGCCTTTTTCCCCGGCGTCTTTGACCGGCTGGAACGCGACCCGCGCTCAACGGCGCTGTTTGTCTACCCCCTGGTGGCCCTGGGCCAGGACCAGCGCGATAAGTTGCTGGCCTTTAAGGAACGCGGCGGGTTTCTCTGGGAGGTGGCGGCCTTCCAGGGCTCGGCCCAGAGCGGCGAGGTGTTCCGGCCGGGCGTGCGCATGGTCACCGCCACGCCCGACAAGCTGCACTGGTCGCTGACCCAGCCCGGCATGCGCGCTTTTCTGAAGGGGCTGTCGTTTCTGGTGCTGGACGAGGCCCACACCTACCGGGGCGGCTTTGGCTCCGAGGTGGCGGGGATGCTGCGGCGCCTGCTGGCCCTGGCCCGCGCGCTGGGGGCGAACCCCCAGGTGGTCCTGAGCACCGCCACCATTGGCAACCCGGCCGAGTTTGCCCGCGAACTGACCGGCGTGGACGCCACGGAAGTCAGCGAGTCCGGCGCGGCCCGCCACGGCAAACGTTACGTGCTGGCCGACCACCGAGGGCAACCCCGGCGCTTCTGGAACGCGGTGATGGACGCGTCAGAGCGCCACGACCTGAAGGTACTGGCCTTTTTCCGGGGCCGCTCGCGCGCTGCGCGCCTGTATTCCACCTACCGCGCCCAGCCGGGGTACGCCCGCCGCGCCCACCTGTATATGGCGGGCACCAGCGACCGCGAAGGCCGCCTCTCAGAATTTCGCCGCGCCCGCAGCGGGGTGATGTTTGCCACCAATGCGCTGGAAGCCGGGGTGGACATCGGCGACCTGGAAGTGGTGATTATTGACGGCTACCCGGGCAGCCGCATGGCCTTTCGCCAGATGGCGGGCCGCGCCGGACGCATTGCGCCGGGGCTGGTGCTGTACCTGCCCGCCCTGAACGAACAGGGGGTGCCGCTGCCGGCCGACGCCTTTTACAGCAACGCGGGCAATTTTCTGGAACTGCTGACCGGGCCCATTGAAAAGGCGGTGGTGGAGGCGCAGAACCCCTACCTCTCACCCCGCCACCAGGCCCGCGCCAACGAGGAATTTCGGCTGGCGGGGCTGGACCTGCCCCACGAGGTCCGCGCCGCCCCGCGCTACTGGAACCTGCGCGGCGAGGGCAGCCTGAAATACGCGGTGGTGGAGGCCGCCGACTGGGACCGGCTGGGCCCCAAAGCCCTGGACGCGCCGCTGGAAAGCCCCAGCCAGCACTACGCGCTGACCGAGAAGCACGAGGGCGCGGTGTTCACCCTGGACGGCCAGGGCTACAAGGTGCTGCGCTGGGACGAGCACCCGGCGGGCACCGCGATTGTGGTGGAAAAGTACGACGCCGCCAACCTTTTTACCCGGGGGCTGCACGCCACCCTGGTCACCCCGGTGGGGATGGGCGAATGGGTCCGCAAGGGTCCGCTGGCCTACCGCTGCGGCGAGGTCAGTATTCGGCGGCGGTATGCGGGCTACCAGATGCTGCGGCAGGTGTTCGAGCGCGTGTGCGTGGGCTGTGACCGCGAGCCCGGCCCCACCGAGCGCAGTTGCGCGCGCTGCGGGGGCCGCATTCAGGACCGCATGCAGGACCACAAGCTCAGTGAGCACCTGTACGAGCAGCCTACTGAACTGCCGCCCTTTCGCACCAGCGCCCTGGAAATCGGCGTGGACCCGCGCGCCACCGAGCGGCCCACGGCGGTGGCCCATACCCTCAAGCACCTGCTGCACAAGGTGACCCCCGAGCGCATTGCCTGCGACGAGAACGACCTCGCCAGCGCCTTCCGCGAGGGCCGCGACACCTACTTTTTTCTATACGACGACTGGCTGGGCGGCCTGGGCGTGGCGCGGCGGGCCTTTGAGCAGATGGACGACCTGCTGGACCGCGCCCTGAGTCTGGTGGCCAAGGGGTGCTGCCAGAACGCGCACGGCTGCTACGAGTGCATTGCGGTAGGCCGCTGCTTTGCGCCCACCCTGCCCAGCGGCGAGCGCCGCCCCACCGACAAGCACGCCACCCGGCTCTTTCTGGAAAGCCTGCCCGGCATCCGGGTGCCAGAGGCTGTGCCCGCCCCCGCCGCTCTCCCCGACGCGGCCCCCCTGCCCGACGAGATCGCCCTGCCGCCCAGCTGGCCGCTGCAGGCGCGCGAACTGCTGGACCTGCACGGCCTGTCCCTGCCCGAGGTCAGCGCCCGCCTGGGCATTCCCAGCCGTGAGTTGCAGCGCGCCGTGAGCACCACCGAGCCGCTGCGGCTACAGCACGCCAAATTCGGCACTGGGGTCTTTATGCAGGGCTTTCACCAGGGCGAACGCCGCGAGGTGCTGGTGTACTTCCCCGGCGTGGGCCAGAAGCGGCTGCTCCTGAAGTTTGCCGGCCTGACGGTGGTGGAGGGCGCGGCGGCTCCCCTCGCTTGA